In Pirellulaceae bacterium, a single genomic region encodes these proteins:
- a CDS encoding HNH endonuclease has protein sequence MIAYDTQQETSTALTASVLVLNRVYLAVHIVNVRRAFGLLYRDLAEVLDIEDGQYANYDFPTWLEISELKSEERTPEDDWIRSVNYEVQVPRVIRLLSYDRVPKHTLRFNRRNLFARDGNRCQYCGRTPPSQQLSLDHVVPRSRGGKTTWENIVCCCVRCNTRKGGRTPQEAHMKLLRKPRKPNHSPMLLHKLKNPKYSTWRAFLGNLGESAEVA, from the coding sequence ATGATAGCGTACGACACACAGCAAGAAACATCGACCGCACTCACGGCGAGTGTGCTCGTTCTGAATCGTGTTTACCTCGCCGTACACATCGTTAATGTGCGGCGTGCCTTCGGACTTCTTTATCGAGATCTTGCCGAAGTGTTGGACATCGAAGATGGGCAGTATGCCAACTATGATTTTCCAACTTGGCTCGAAATTAGCGAGTTGAAGTCCGAAGAACGAACCCCTGAAGACGATTGGATTCGTAGTGTGAATTATGAGGTGCAGGTGCCTCGTGTCATTCGCCTGCTGAGTTACGATCGGGTTCCAAAGCATACTCTACGCTTCAATCGTCGTAATCTATTCGCCCGCGATGGGAATCGGTGCCAGTATTGCGGACGGACTCCGCCTTCTCAGCAGTTGAGTCTTGATCATGTGGTGCCACGCAGCCGCGGGGGGAAGACAACTTGGGAAAACATTGTTTGTTGCTGCGTTCGTTGCAACACGCGAAAGGGCGGTCGGACCCCTCAGGAAGCCCACATGAAACTCTTGCGAAAACCTCGCAAGCCGAATCATAGTCCGATGTTGCTTCATAAGCTCAAGAATCCCAAGTATTCAACTTGGCGTGCTTTTCTCGGCAACCTGGGTGAATCTGCAGAAGTTGCTTAG
- a CDS encoding NIPSNAP family protein encodes MKRRTFLQSTLTAGCLPFLTRSPLLAAEGDREPRQFLEWRRYVCKDQRQHDLVLSFLSKALFPALEKSAAKPVGAFVDVDASKDLAIYTLMPFDSLQQYLELPEQLMARSSFAQAAQPYLTTEKSSPAYERIESSLMISFSGMPRVEIPRTGERIFELRIYESHNELKAALKVEMFNEAELDIFRKVGLDAVFFGQSLFGPDLPNLTYMLGYKDMEEHGAAWKAFLDHPDWKVLKANERYKDTVSKIRNRFLRPTDFSQI; translated from the coding sequence ATGAAGCGACGAACATTTCTGCAATCGACGTTGACCGCCGGCTGTTTACCTTTCCTCACGAGAAGCCCGTTGCTCGCCGCGGAAGGCGATCGTGAACCGCGACAGTTTCTCGAGTGGCGGCGTTACGTTTGCAAAGACCAACGGCAGCATGATCTTGTGTTGAGCTTTTTGTCGAAGGCTCTCTTTCCTGCCTTGGAAAAAAGTGCAGCGAAACCTGTTGGTGCCTTTGTTGACGTTGATGCGTCGAAAGATTTGGCGATTTACACGCTGATGCCTTTTGATTCGCTGCAGCAGTACCTGGAGCTTCCCGAACAGTTGATGGCTCGCTCGAGCTTCGCTCAAGCAGCACAACCCTATTTGACCACCGAAAAATCAAGCCCCGCGTACGAACGCATCGAAAGCAGTTTGATGATTTCGTTTTCCGGAATGCCCCGCGTCGAAATTCCTAGAACGGGTGAGCGGATTTTTGAGTTGCGAATCTATGAAAGCCATAACGAACTGAAGGCGGCGCTCAAGGTCGAAATGTTTAACGAAGCCGAGTTAGATATTTTTCGCAAGGTGGGGTTGGATGCGGTCTTCTTTGGACAGTCGCTTTTTGGTCCTGATCTCCCGAATTTGACTTACATGTTGGGCTACAAGGACATGGAGGAGCATGGTGCAGCTTGGAAGGCTTTCTTAGATCATCCCGATTGGAAAGTTTTGAAAGCAAACGAACGCTACAAGGATACCGTTTCCAAAATTCGCAATCGATTCTTGCGACCTACCGACTTTTCGCAAATTTGA
- a CDS encoding VCBS repeat-containing protein, producing MAKDSLVVVEAVSPVDDPAQQGWETEVVSSQVDKQLKQLSELIETSPKSLPEFVSDSFTSPLLRPKSLETVFETDAISVRRWHPADDGRVEAERSEAFLPALRKLVAHVGDLQNVRTKTKVFGVELQQGEASTDLYFQLFGEHASGKLQVNTTWRCVWSTGKQLELQSIEPLAYEEVVTSGDASPLFADRTYAVLDGPVFQQQLQYGVDHWLDRVELARGIDIGGWQGLAIADVNQDGLDDLYVCQPGGLPNRLYVQNADGTATEVSQVAGVDWIESSHAALFVDLDNDSDQDLLVGVESGVLILSNDGRGNFKPRTSMVLPAALPYSLAAADVDVDGDLDAYVCCYNRRQGINRHLLFARPVPYHDADNGGRNVLLLNLATPVTGAWRFGYGTGRLGLDENNRKFSYAAAWEDYDNDGDLDLYVANDFGRNNLYQNQAGHFQDVAADAGVEDIGPGMSTCWGDYNNDGFVDLYVSNMFSSAGNRITQQQQFQQQADAATRSAFRRHARGNSLFSNLGDGRFEDVAVPAGVVLGRWAWGSKFADLNHDGWQDLIVTNGFITQEDSGDL from the coding sequence GTGGCAAAAGATTCGTTGGTCGTTGTCGAAGCCGTCAGCCCGGTTGACGATCCGGCTCAGCAGGGGTGGGAAACCGAGGTAGTCAGCAGTCAGGTCGACAAACAGCTAAAGCAACTCAGTGAGTTGATTGAAACTTCTCCCAAGTCCCTGCCCGAATTTGTTTCCGATTCCTTTACCAGTCCACTGTTACGGCCGAAAAGTTTGGAGACGGTGTTTGAAACCGACGCAATTTCCGTAAGACGATGGCATCCTGCCGACGACGGTCGCGTCGAGGCGGAACGATCGGAAGCATTTCTGCCTGCCCTGCGCAAGCTGGTCGCACATGTGGGTGATCTTCAGAATGTACGTACGAAGACGAAAGTTTTTGGGGTTGAGCTGCAACAAGGAGAAGCTTCCACCGATCTGTACTTTCAATTGTTTGGCGAGCATGCCTCTGGCAAGCTGCAAGTGAATACGACTTGGCGCTGTGTTTGGTCGACCGGTAAGCAGTTGGAGTTACAGTCGATTGAACCTTTGGCCTACGAAGAAGTCGTCACATCGGGAGACGCGAGCCCGCTCTTTGCCGATCGTACCTATGCGGTGCTTGATGGTCCCGTGTTTCAGCAACAATTGCAGTACGGGGTAGACCATTGGTTGGACCGAGTTGAATTAGCGCGTGGCATCGATATTGGGGGATGGCAAGGGCTAGCCATTGCGGATGTGAACCAAGATGGTCTCGACGATCTTTATGTTTGTCAACCAGGTGGTTTGCCGAATCGATTGTATGTTCAGAATGCAGACGGTACCGCCACCGAAGTGTCGCAGGTTGCGGGAGTGGATTGGATCGAGTCTTCCCACGCGGCTCTGTTTGTCGACTTGGATAACGATTCGGATCAGGATTTGTTGGTAGGTGTCGAAAGTGGGGTCTTGATCCTCAGTAATGATGGTCGTGGCAACTTTAAGCCGCGAACATCGATGGTCTTGCCCGCTGCGCTTCCTTATTCACTGGCCGCGGCTGACGTTGACGTTGACGGAGATTTGGACGCTTACGTGTGCTGTTACAATCGGCGGCAAGGTATTAACCGTCATTTGTTGTTCGCGCGACCGGTTCCCTACCATGATGCTGACAATGGGGGACGCAATGTTTTACTGCTCAATTTGGCCACCCCGGTGACCGGTGCCTGGAGGTTCGGCTATGGAACAGGCCGCTTGGGGCTTGACGAGAACAATCGAAAGTTCAGCTATGCGGCGGCCTGGGAGGATTACGATAATGATGGTGATCTGGATCTTTACGTAGCCAATGACTTTGGCCGAAATAATCTCTATCAAAATCAAGCCGGTCACTTTCAAGATGTGGCCGCAGATGCGGGTGTGGAGGATATTGGGCCCGGCATGTCGACTTGTTGGGGAGACTACAATAATGACGGCTTCGTTGATCTATATGTGAGCAATATGTTTTCTTCGGCTGGGAATCGCATCACCCAGCAACAGCAGTTTCAGCAGCAGGCCGATGCTGCAACTCGGTCGGCCTTTCGTCGACATGCACGGGGCAACTCGTTGTTTTCCAATTTGGGAGATGGTCGATTCGAAGATGTTGCCGTGCCTGCCGGAGTGGTTTTAGGGCGTTGGGCCTGGGGGTCAAAATTTGCCGACTTGAATCACGATGGTTGGCAAGATTTGATTGTGACCAACGGATTTATTACGCAAGAAGATTCAGGCGATTTGTGA
- a CDS encoding tetratricopeptide repeat protein has protein sequence MSRSPTGNQQQDPQQAYLSAWQDLAKRISQGQSFSGRERNCVFLNTRGPRFADVSAVMGLDYLDDSRAVAVTDWDQDGDLDLWVASRTAPRIRFLRNDVKNENHSVSFRLIGDPRARCPRDAIGARVILTVRDADGNLSERIQTLAAGDGFLSQSSKRLFFGIEKGAKPEQVVVRWPGSNEVERFDGLSLNQHFCLEQGTGIAARLSARGKLAEFTDTRTYSIDSATPPASGKTRVWRSSPLPVPSLRYESLTGESCEVSTLHRGPLFITLWATWCLPCVEELKVLTKHQTSIVEHGATVLALNVELLEQTSSSKSKHQISQVLKEMEYPFFNGLANVDLLQQLDSLRKQTIYRDEPMPLPTGFLLDEQGRLRVVYTGVVELESLLDDLQHLQVDKQESRDRAIPFAGRWSDALFVTNPIAIATIYREERQLEDAVAYLQQYLAKEKVPDETDQTVSARQTRRRLADVHRLLGRIALDQQSTQAALDALKQALRLDPFHFDAHVDLGQAMMRAQRSDLAVKALKRAVKIRRDDPNSQNQLGLALLGAGDIPAAVASFEKALSLDPKWLPAANNLAWLWATHPDEQHRDAGRAVDVAEQSVRHNGERPDVLDTLAAAYAANGDFEQAIETAARALGLAKKMKRQELAQRIESRLQLYRSGQVYRDP, from the coding sequence GTGTCGCGTTCACCCACCGGGAATCAGCAACAAGATCCTCAGCAGGCCTATCTTTCCGCCTGGCAGGACTTGGCAAAGCGGATTTCACAGGGACAGTCGTTTAGTGGACGTGAACGTAACTGTGTTTTTCTGAATACGCGTGGTCCCCGATTTGCAGATGTCTCAGCCGTGATGGGGCTAGATTACTTGGACGATAGCCGTGCCGTCGCGGTCACCGATTGGGATCAAGATGGTGACTTGGATTTGTGGGTGGCCAGTCGTACCGCGCCGCGAATACGTTTTCTGCGCAACGATGTCAAAAACGAAAATCATTCGGTTTCGTTTCGTTTGATCGGAGATCCGCGAGCTCGGTGCCCTCGTGATGCCATCGGGGCACGTGTGATTCTCACCGTTCGCGATGCTGACGGCAATTTGAGCGAACGGATTCAGACATTGGCAGCCGGTGACGGCTTCTTGAGTCAATCGTCGAAACGTTTGTTTTTCGGTATTGAAAAGGGAGCTAAGCCCGAGCAGGTGGTGGTGCGCTGGCCAGGGAGTAATGAGGTTGAGCGTTTTGATGGTCTGTCGCTCAATCAGCATTTTTGTCTTGAACAAGGAACCGGCATCGCCGCACGACTGTCGGCTCGAGGTAAGCTTGCTGAATTTACCGATACGCGTACTTATTCGATTGATTCCGCCACGCCGCCCGCATCAGGCAAGACACGGGTTTGGCGATCAAGTCCTCTGCCCGTGCCGTCACTTCGCTATGAGTCGTTGACGGGAGAATCTTGCGAAGTTTCGACACTTCATCGCGGACCGTTGTTCATCACTCTCTGGGCGACCTGGTGTCTTCCCTGTGTGGAAGAATTGAAGGTATTGACGAAGCATCAAACATCGATTGTCGAGCATGGTGCGACCGTTCTGGCGTTGAATGTTGAGCTGCTGGAACAGACGTCCAGCTCGAAAAGCAAGCACCAGATCTCGCAAGTGCTCAAGGAAATGGAATATCCTTTTTTTAACGGTCTTGCCAATGTCGATCTGCTTCAGCAACTCGATTCGCTGCGAAAGCAAACGATATATCGTGACGAGCCGATGCCGCTCCCGACCGGGTTCTTGCTTGATGAACAGGGACGTCTCCGTGTTGTCTACACCGGTGTCGTAGAGCTCGAATCGCTGCTTGACGACCTTCAACATCTTCAGGTTGATAAACAGGAATCGCGAGATCGGGCGATTCCCTTTGCAGGACGTTGGTCGGATGCTTTATTTGTCACGAATCCGATTGCCATCGCTACGATCTATCGTGAAGAGCGTCAGTTGGAAGATGCGGTTGCCTACTTGCAACAATATTTGGCAAAAGAAAAGGTACCCGATGAGACCGATCAGACGGTCTCTGCCCGACAAACCCGACGCAGGCTGGCCGACGTCCATCGTTTGTTAGGGCGTATCGCATTGGATCAGCAATCAACCCAAGCGGCTCTCGATGCATTGAAGCAGGCGCTGCGATTGGATCCCTTCCATTTCGATGCTCACGTCGACTTAGGCCAGGCGATGATGCGAGCTCAGCGATCCGATTTGGCCGTGAAAGCGCTGAAACGAGCGGTGAAGATTCGTCGGGATGATCCCAACTCGCAAAATCAGTTGGGATTGGCACTGCTTGGGGCCGGTGATATCCCGGCCGCGGTGGCAAGCTTTGAAAAAGCACTTAGCTTGGATCCGAAATGGTTGCCAGCCGCGAATAATCTGGCGTGGCTGTGGGCGACCCACCCGGACGAACAGCATCGAGATGCTGGTCGGGCCGTGGACGTGGCGGAGCAATCAGTGCGGCACAATGGGGAACGTCCCGACGTTCTGGACACGTTGGCCGCAGCCTATGCGGCTAACGGTGACTTCGAACAGGCGATTGAGACGGCCGCACGCGCTCTCGGACTCGCTAAGAAAATGAAACGTCAGGAACTGGCCCAACGGATTGAAAGCCGGCTGCAGCTTTATCGCAGCGGCCAAGTTTATCGGGACCCGTGA
- a CDS encoding PEP-CTERM sorting domain-containing protein: MAKMGVLIGCCLLLVGTSIRAEIIADSVEDWSFEGIQGENNWFNGYYNLTLDQDDGDGIYQASDFTAFLNDDSGEIYEDGENHWNGNSWRLFRDTDPNTGPWTSINQNGGHPNGLNSAAPPSVDDSMQEEHWSVRRWVSSYEGEGSLIATLAATNTNCGNGTSVHLFQNGVAIGSSLATAGPTPVSEIIGVNLAIGDVIDFALSPVGIDGLGADGCDGSAFNLAVTNEPGPEPPAPAFADSARDWSATGTQGENNWFNGYYNHTDDADGNYQQEDFMPFTNSEGPDGGDVEPDGNHWTGTSWDLDSQGAPGPWTYLGATGTHPNGTNSAPDAEHWTIRRFVASDLAGTTPVELNWKMAKTNLNGDGVTGALFVNGEKVDAVTIAGGDGAGVDRKFYVNANPGDVIDLALTPIGLTSEVDGSDGSSNQLIINTELPDGPLYNPGDTVADSIADFSGEQGQDGWFYGLYDQRLDVEEGDGEYSVDEFEAFLNDGSEFIWDDPETWRESENQWNGNIWDVVDQGVIATGPWTQIGAANGHPAANAQEDPEVHWAIRRWVSDVEGEYSILGMLNNTSANGDGTVGRILLDGEEIWAEVTDGDIVDVDLTVALSEGSILDFVIDSDGAGNFDSDDPFTIADVNDGSDGTTFSVTIGQRFLFTPGGTQGDYNGNGLLDAGDLDLQTSEGIANQDLRYDENKDGVVNVADRVLWVNDLKNTWMGDADLNGAFDSSDLVAVFAAAKYETGEAASWAQGDWDGNSTFSSSDLVAAFSNAGYDAGIRPGGPNPATAAVPEPSSLVLAVISLFGIAGALRRRNK; this comes from the coding sequence ATGGCGAAAATGGGAGTTTTGATCGGCTGTTGTTTACTCCTTGTAGGTACCTCAATCCGTGCAGAAATCATTGCTGATTCTGTCGAGGATTGGTCGTTTGAAGGGATACAAGGCGAAAATAATTGGTTTAATGGTTATTACAATCTCACCCTCGATCAAGATGACGGCGATGGAATCTATCAGGCGTCGGACTTCACCGCATTTTTAAATGATGATTCGGGTGAGATCTACGAAGATGGTGAGAATCATTGGAATGGTAATTCGTGGCGACTCTTCCGAGACACCGATCCCAATACGGGGCCTTGGACTTCGATTAATCAAAATGGCGGTCATCCAAACGGATTGAACAGCGCTGCCCCTCCGTCGGTGGATGACTCGATGCAGGAAGAGCACTGGTCGGTGCGTCGCTGGGTTTCCAGCTACGAAGGCGAGGGCTCACTGATCGCGACGTTGGCAGCAACCAATACGAATTGTGGAAATGGAACTTCGGTTCATTTGTTCCAAAATGGAGTGGCAATCGGCTCCTCGTTGGCCACTGCCGGTCCGACTCCAGTGAGTGAAATAATAGGCGTTAATCTGGCTATTGGTGATGTGATCGACTTTGCCCTCTCACCCGTCGGGATTGACGGTTTGGGAGCTGATGGTTGTGACGGTTCCGCTTTTAACTTGGCCGTGACTAACGAACCCGGTCCCGAACCTCCCGCTCCCGCCTTTGCGGATTCAGCGCGGGATTGGTCGGCCACCGGAACGCAAGGCGAGAACAACTGGTTCAACGGCTACTACAATCACACGGATGACGCAGATGGAAATTACCAGCAAGAGGACTTCATGCCCTTTACCAATTCAGAGGGACCGGATGGCGGTGATGTGGAGCCCGATGGAAATCATTGGACGGGAACGAGTTGGGATCTCGATTCCCAAGGTGCTCCTGGTCCGTGGACTTACTTAGGTGCAACGGGAACTCACCCCAATGGGACCAACAGTGCCCCGGATGCAGAGCACTGGACGATTCGTCGCTTTGTCGCCTCCGATTTGGCGGGCACCACGCCAGTTGAGTTGAATTGGAAGATGGCAAAAACGAATCTCAATGGTGATGGGGTTACCGGTGCTTTGTTCGTCAATGGTGAAAAAGTGGATGCTGTGACGATCGCCGGTGGCGATGGAGCAGGCGTCGACCGTAAGTTCTATGTGAATGCAAATCCTGGTGATGTGATTGACCTAGCTTTGACGCCCATTGGGCTGACGAGTGAGGTTGATGGTTCTGACGGTTCGAGTAACCAGTTGATAATCAATACAGAACTGCCGGATGGACCGCTCTATAATCCCGGTGATACGGTTGCTGATTCCATTGCCGATTTCTCGGGTGAGCAAGGACAGGATGGATGGTTCTATGGTCTTTACGACCAACGTCTCGATGTCGAAGAAGGTGACGGCGAGTACAGCGTTGATGAATTCGAGGCGTTCTTGAATGATGGATCTGAGTTTATCTGGGACGATCCTGAAACTTGGCGCGAAAGTGAAAATCAGTGGAACGGAAATATCTGGGATGTTGTTGATCAAGGTGTGATTGCAACCGGACCTTGGACTCAGATTGGTGCCGCCAATGGACATCCCGCAGCCAACGCTCAAGAAGATCCAGAAGTTCACTGGGCCATCCGTCGATGGGTGAGCGATGTGGAAGGCGAATACAGCATTCTCGGCATGCTCAACAATACCAGTGCGAACGGTGATGGAACCGTCGGCCGTATTCTGTTGGATGGTGAAGAAATCTGGGCAGAAGTCACCGACGGTGACATCGTCGATGTGGACCTCACCGTCGCGCTGTCGGAAGGATCGATTTTGGACTTTGTGATCGATTCGGATGGGGCCGGCAATTTTGATTCCGATGATCCCTTTACAATTGCTGATGTCAACGACGGAAGCGATGGAACGACCTTTTCGGTTACGATCGGTCAGCGATTCCTGTTTACCCCTGGGGGAACTCAAGGTGATTACAACGGCAACGGTCTGTTGGATGCGGGTGACCTTGATTTGCAGACTTCTGAAGGCATTGCCAATCAGGATCTGAGATATGATGAAAACAAAGACGGTGTTGTGAATGTTGCGGATCGAGTTCTTTGGGTCAACGATCTGAAGAATACCTGGATGGGCGACGCTGATTTGAACGGCGCCTTCGACAGTTCTGATCTGGTTGCCGTTTTTGCTGCCGCCAAGTACGAAACGGGTGAAGCTGCCAGTTGGGCACAGGGAGACTGGGACGGCAACTCGACCTTCAGCTCGAGTGACCTAGTGGCCGCCTTTAGTAATGCCGGTTACGATGCTGGCATCCGACCTGGTGGTCCCAATCCAGCGACCGCCGCCGTGCCGGAGCCATCCAGCCTCGTGCTCGCGGTGATTAGCCTATTTGGAATTGCCGGCGCCCTGCGTCGTCGAAACAAATAG